Proteins encoded by one window of Streptococcus suis S735:
- a CDS encoding ribonuclease J has translation MSTIKIMALGGVRENGKNLYIAEVNEHIFVLDAGAKYPENEQLGVDVVVPNFDYLEENKHRVAGVFLSHGHADAIGALPYLLEKVKVPVFGSHLTIELAKLLVKGNNATKKFNDFHVINAETEIDFGDSVVSFFQTTHSIPESLGIVVKTDEGNIVYTGDFKFDQAADKFYRTDFGRLAEIGNEGVLALLSDSANADSNVQVASMHEAGEEILNTIADCDGRVIVAAVASNIVRIQQIFDAAEATGRRVVLTGHDVENIVRTAIQLKKLRLVSERLLVKPKDMNKYEDHELIILETGRMGEPLNGLRKMSIGRHRYVEIKEGDLVYIVTTPSISKEAVVARVENLIYKAGGTVKSITKNLRVSGHGNARDLQLMLNIMKPKYLFPVQGEYRQLDAHAKAALEIGMYPENIIIVKRGDVMAFEEGDFVHSGAVPAGDVMIDGNAMGDVGNIVLRDRKILSEDGIFIVAITVNRREKKIISKAKVNTRGFVYVKKSKDILREASELVNTTVENYFTKDSFDWAELKSAVRDDLAKFLFDQTKRRPAILPVIMEVK, from the coding sequence ATGAGTACAATTAAAATTATGGCTCTTGGGGGTGTGCGGGAAAATGGAAAAAACCTGTACATTGCCGAAGTGAATGAACATATTTTTGTTTTGGATGCAGGGGCAAAGTATCCTGAGAATGAACAGTTAGGTGTGGATGTAGTCGTCCCAAATTTCGATTATTTGGAAGAAAATAAGCATCGTGTAGCAGGGGTCTTTTTATCTCACGGGCATGCAGATGCTATCGGAGCGCTTCCTTATCTCTTGGAGAAAGTGAAAGTGCCAGTATTTGGTTCGCACTTGACTATCGAATTGGCTAAGCTACTTGTCAAGGGGAATAATGCTACTAAGAAATTTAATGATTTCCATGTTATCAATGCTGAAACGGAAATTGATTTCGGGGATTCAGTGGTATCTTTCTTTCAGACGACCCACTCTATTCCAGAGAGTTTAGGAATTGTCGTTAAGACGGATGAAGGAAATATTGTCTACACAGGTGACTTTAAGTTTGACCAGGCGGCAGATAAGTTTTATCGTACGGATTTTGGGCGATTGGCTGAAATCGGTAACGAAGGTGTGTTGGCCCTCTTGTCAGACTCAGCTAATGCAGATAGCAATGTTCAAGTAGCGAGCATGCATGAGGCTGGGGAGGAAATTCTCAATACGATTGCTGACTGTGACGGGCGTGTTATTGTGGCAGCAGTTGCCAGCAATATTGTACGTATTCAACAGATTTTTGACGCGGCAGAAGCAACTGGTCGTCGTGTCGTATTGACAGGACATGATGTGGAAAACATTGTCCGAACAGCGATTCAATTGAAAAAACTTCGTTTGGTCAGCGAACGCTTGTTGGTAAAACCAAAGGATATGAACAAGTATGAAGACCATGAATTGATTATTTTAGAAACTGGTCGTATGGGCGAGCCGTTAAATGGATTGCGTAAAATGTCTATCGGTAGACATCGCTATGTTGAAATCAAAGAAGGTGATCTAGTTTATATTGTTACCACTCCAAGTATTTCAAAAGAAGCGGTTGTTGCTCGTGTGGAGAACTTGATTTACAAGGCTGGTGGTACCGTAAAATCTATCACAAAGAATCTTCGCGTCTCTGGGCATGGGAATGCGCGTGATTTGCAGCTCATGCTCAACATCATGAAGCCTAAATATCTTTTCCCAGTTCAAGGGGAGTATCGTCAATTGGATGCTCACGCTAAGGCTGCGCTTGAAATCGGTATGTATCCAGAAAACATTATCATCGTTAAGCGTGGGGATGTCATGGCTTTTGAAGAGGGGGATTTTGTCCATAGCGGAGCGGTTCCGGCTGGTGATGTCATGATTGACGGAAATGCCATGGGCGATGTTGGAAATATCGTCCTTCGTGACCGTAAGATCCTCTCAGAAGACGGTATCTTTATCGTGGCTATCACTGTCAACCGCCGTGAGAAAAAAATCATTTCTAAAGCCAAGGTCAATACTCGTGGTTTTGTCTACGTGAAAAAGAGCAAGGACATCTTGCGTGAGGCATCAGAATTGGTGAATACAACGGTGGAAAATTACTTTACAAAGGATAGCTTTGACTGGGCAGAGCTTAAGAGTGCTGTTCGCGATGATTTAGCAAAATTCCTCTTTGACCAAACCAAACGTCGCCCAGCTATTTTGCCGGTGATTATGGAAGTCAAGTAA
- a CDS encoding prolyl-tRNA synthetase associated domain-containing protein, giving the protein MDKLVFESLADLGMDYTIVEHPPALTTEEADRYIEGVEGVRTKSMFLTNKKKTAFYLLIMDDQKQLDMDQFRDLVGANRIRMASSDSLMEKMHLPAGAVSVFGLLHNVDKDIQVFFDKEILSEPILTFHPNVNTKTIFVKTEDVLRFVEEIGFSATIVDWG; this is encoded by the coding sequence ATGGATAAATTGGTTTTTGAAAGCTTAGCTGACTTAGGAATGGACTACACCATTGTAGAGCATCCACCAGCTCTGACAACTGAGGAAGCAGACCGTTACATTGAAGGGGTAGAAGGAGTACGGACCAAGTCCATGTTTCTGACTAATAAGAAAAAGACTGCATTTTATTTACTGATCATGGATGACCAGAAGCAGCTGGATATGGACCAATTTCGTGATTTGGTGGGAGCCAACCGCATTCGGATGGCCTCGAGTGATAGCTTGATGGAAAAAATGCACTTGCCTGCGGGTGCGGTATCTGTTTTTGGCTTGTTACATAATGTTGATAAGGATATTCAAGTCTTTTTTGATAAAGAAATCCTATCCGAACCCATTCTAACCTTCCACCCCAATGTTAATACGAAAACAATTTTTGTCAAAACGGAGGATGTATTACGTTTTGTCGAAGAGATTGGCTTTTCAGCAACGATTGTTGACTGGGGGTAA
- a CDS encoding ABC transporter ATP-binding protein produces the protein MKAIVELKNATKVVTNGFDEERVILDNVNLTIYQGDFITILGGNGAGKSTLFNVIAGTLPLTSGSVHILGEDVTNWPAEKRAKYLSRVFQDPKMGTAPRMTVAENLLIAKYRGEGRGLLPRRLAQQTEEFAQLLPRVGNGLEKHLDTPAGLLSGGQRQALSLLMASLKQPELLLLDEHTAALDPKTSQSLMQLTDELIETKGMTALMVTHQMEDALRHGNRLIVMKNGQIIQDQTAEEKSKMKLEDYYKLFD, from the coding sequence ATGAAAGCAATTGTTGAATTAAAAAATGCCACCAAGGTGGTGACAAACGGTTTTGATGAAGAACGTGTGATTTTGGACAATGTCAATCTGACCATCTACCAGGGTGATTTTATTACCATTTTAGGTGGCAATGGGGCTGGGAAGTCAACCCTCTTTAATGTCATTGCTGGAACCCTACCCTTGACTAGTGGTTCAGTCCATATTCTTGGTGAGGACGTGACCAATTGGCCTGCAGAAAAACGTGCTAAGTATTTGTCACGTGTTTTCCAAGATCCTAAAATGGGTACAGCGCCACGGATGACGGTGGCAGAAAATCTACTGATAGCTAAGTACCGTGGCGAGGGACGGGGCTTACTGCCACGCAGATTGGCCCAACAGACGGAAGAATTTGCCCAGCTTTTGCCGAGAGTGGGAAATGGTCTAGAAAAACATCTGGACACGCCAGCAGGACTTTTATCAGGTGGTCAACGTCAGGCATTGAGTTTGTTGATGGCGAGTTTGAAACAGCCTGAACTTTTACTCTTGGATGAGCATACTGCAGCCCTTGACCCTAAGACCAGCCAATCCTTGATGCAATTAACGGACGAGTTGATTGAGACCAAGGGAATGACGGCCCTCATGGTCACTCACCAGATGGAAGATGCTCTGCGTCACGGTAATCGCTTGATTGTCATGAAAAATGGTCAGATTATTCAGGACCAAACGGCTGAAGAAAAATCCAAGATGAAACTGGAAGATTATTATAAGTTGTTTGATTAA
- a CDS encoding ABC transporter permease encodes MIVSTVSQALLWAVLGLGIFVTFRILNFPDMTTEGSFPLGGAVAVTLLTQGVHPILATLAAVLVGCLAGFVTGLLYTKGKIPTLLAGILVMSSCHSVILFIMGRANLGLLNTKRLQDFLPFSEQVNGLLLGLGSLAVVIGALMFFLYTRLGQAFIATGDNPDMARSFGINTSRMELLGLVLSNGIIALAGALIAQQEGYADVSRGIGVIVVGMASLIIGEVIYGNLTMLERFLAIVVGAIFYQFLILVVISLGINTSYLRIFSAMILATCLMVPELKNKLLKGASLSR; translated from the coding sequence ATGATTGTATCAACAGTTTCACAGGCTCTTTTATGGGCTGTACTAGGTTTGGGAATATTCGTTACCTTTCGGATTCTGAATTTTCCTGATATGACGACAGAGGGGTCTTTCCCGCTTGGAGGAGCGGTTGCTGTTACCTTATTGACGCAAGGAGTTCATCCTATCTTGGCTACTCTAGCAGCAGTTCTTGTTGGCTGTTTGGCGGGCTTTGTCACAGGCTTGCTTTATACCAAGGGGAAAATTCCCACTCTTCTAGCTGGTATCTTGGTCATGTCTTCCTGTCACTCTGTCATTCTATTTATCATGGGTAGGGCAAATCTAGGCTTACTGAATACCAAACGTTTACAAGATTTCCTTCCTTTTTCTGAGCAAGTCAATGGTCTCTTGCTAGGTCTAGGTAGCCTAGCGGTGGTGATTGGTGCCTTGATGTTCTTCCTCTATACTCGCCTTGGACAGGCCTTTATTGCAACAGGGGATAATCCAGATATGGCACGCAGTTTTGGTATCAATACAAGTCGAATGGAGTTGCTAGGCCTTGTTCTTTCAAATGGGATCATCGCTCTTGCAGGTGCCTTGATTGCACAACAAGAAGGCTATGCGGATGTGTCGCGTGGTATTGGAGTCATTGTGGTCGGTATGGCTAGTCTGATTATCGGTGAGGTAATTTATGGTAACCTTACTATGTTAGAACGATTCTTGGCCATTGTTGTCGGAGCGATTTTCTATCAGTTCTTAATTTTGGTGGTCATTTCCCTCGGGATCAATACCAGCTACCTCCGTATTTTCTCGGCCATGATTCTGGCAACTTGCCTCATGGTTCCTGAGTTGAAAAATAAACTTCTGAAAGGAGCCAGTCTGTCACGATGA
- the trpX gene encoding tryptophan ABC transporter substrate-binding protein, translated as MLKNKNLLATIVALTVMVVAALFMTQKEQNNSSTSTEKVKIGVLQFVTHDSLDEIYKGIKAGLEEGGYTTTDNLEIDFMNAEGDQSQVQTMSKKLVDNGNELLIGIATPAAQGLANATTELPIIMGAVTDPVGANLVTDLKNPGGNITGVSDQTPVADAVSLIKEITPDAKTIGVLYSSNEDNSKIQVAEFKAAAEEAGYTVLEYAVASSNEIAATVEVASSKADVLFTPVDNTVASAFSTVVSVANKTKTPIFTSVEDMVEGGGIASVTLSQYDLGVATGKMAAKILDGANPADTPVQIFNEGTVVVNQKVAKELGITLSDDVISKASKVIE; from the coding sequence ATGTTGAAAAATAAAAATTTACTTGCTACAATTGTTGCCCTTACTGTTATGGTAGTTGCTGCTTTGTTTATGACACAGAAAGAGCAGAACAATTCATCTACATCAACGGAGAAAGTTAAGATAGGGGTTCTTCAGTTTGTAACCCATGATTCACTAGATGAGATTTATAAGGGAATCAAGGCAGGACTTGAAGAAGGTGGTTATACCACAACGGATAATTTAGAAATTGATTTTATGAATGCTGAGGGTGATCAATCCCAAGTTCAAACCATGAGTAAAAAATTGGTGGACAATGGCAATGAATTATTGATTGGTATCGCAACACCTGCTGCACAAGGTCTTGCCAATGCAACCACAGAATTACCCATTATCATGGGGGCTGTAACAGATCCAGTCGGAGCCAACCTGGTGACGGATTTGAAAAATCCTGGTGGAAATATTACAGGGGTATCTGACCAAACACCAGTAGCAGACGCAGTTTCTCTCATTAAAGAAATTACACCAGACGCTAAAACTATCGGTGTCCTCTATTCTTCAAATGAGGACAATTCAAAAATTCAAGTAGCGGAATTTAAGGCAGCAGCAGAAGAGGCTGGCTATACTGTTCTTGAATATGCAGTTGCTTCTAGTAATGAAATTGCAGCGACAGTAGAGGTCGCAAGTAGTAAAGCAGATGTTCTCTTTACACCAGTAGACAACACAGTTGCCTCAGCATTTTCAACTGTCGTATCTGTGGCAAATAAAACCAAAACTCCGATTTTCACTAGCGTAGAAGACATGGTAGAAGGTGGAGGTATCGCATCTGTTACCCTTAGCCAATATGACTTGGGTGTGGCAACTGGTAAGATGGCTGCGAAAATTCTTGATGGTGCCAATCCAGCGGATACACCTGTACAAATCTTTAACGAGGGTACCGTTGTTGTCAACCAAAAAGTTGCTAAAGAATTAGGAATTACCTTGTCAGATGATGTGATTAGTAAAGCAAGCAAGGTTATCGAATAA
- a CDS encoding glycoside hydrolase family 1 protein: MSIFPDNFLWGGAVAANQVEGAYNEGGKGLSVQDVLPNGGLGEATQEPTEDNLKLQAIDFYHRYKEDIALFSELGFKVFRTSIAWSRIFPNGDEEFPNEEGLQFYDELFDELLKNGIEPLVTLSHYETPLYLARKYHGWVDRKMIQFFEKFARTVFERYKDKVKYWLTFNEVNSVLELPFTSGGIDLPNEELSKQDLYQAIHHELVASSLVTKIAHEIIPDCKVGCMVLAMPTYPMTPNPEDVWAAHAYENLNYLFSDIHVRGYYPNYAKRYFKENGIKITFVEGDEELLKNNTVDFLSFSYYMSITQAADPSKYSSGKGNILGGLVNPYLEASDWGWQIDPIGLRLTLNRYYNRYQIPLFIVENGLGAKDQLVKDEAGGLTVHDDYRIQYMQEHLLQVAEAIQDGVEVMGYTSWGCIDCVSMSTAQLSKRYGLIYVDRNDDGSGSLTRYRKKSFYWYKEVIQSNGSILSNSSK; this comes from the coding sequence ATGTCAATTTTTCCAGATAATTTCTTATGGGGAGGAGCAGTAGCTGCAAACCAAGTAGAAGGTGCATATAATGAGGGAGGAAAAGGATTATCCGTTCAAGATGTTCTCCCCAATGGTGGACTGGGTGAAGCTACCCAAGAACCAACGGAGGATAATTTGAAATTACAAGCTATTGATTTTTACCATCGATACAAGGAAGATATAGCCCTGTTTTCAGAGTTGGGATTTAAGGTATTTAGAACATCAATTGCTTGGAGTAGAATATTTCCGAATGGAGATGAAGAATTTCCAAATGAAGAAGGGCTACAGTTTTATGATGAACTTTTTGATGAACTTCTAAAGAATGGTATAGAGCCTCTTGTAACTCTTTCTCACTATGAAACTCCCCTGTATCTGGCAAGGAAATATCATGGCTGGGTGGATAGAAAAATGATTCAATTTTTTGAAAAATTTGCTCGTACAGTTTTTGAGCGATACAAAGATAAGGTTAAGTACTGGTTGACATTTAACGAGGTCAATTCTGTCTTAGAATTGCCTTTTACAAGTGGTGGAATTGACTTGCCGAATGAAGAACTTTCAAAACAAGATTTATATCAGGCCATTCACCATGAACTTGTAGCTTCTAGTCTTGTTACCAAAATTGCTCATGAAATTATTCCTGACTGTAAGGTTGGCTGTATGGTCTTAGCTATGCCGACCTATCCAATGACACCCAATCCTGAAGATGTTTGGGCGGCTCATGCCTATGAAAATTTGAACTATTTATTTTCGGATATACATGTTAGAGGATATTATCCTAATTATGCCAAAAGATACTTTAAAGAAAATGGCATAAAGATTACTTTCGTGGAAGGTGATGAAGAGTTATTAAAAAATAATACGGTTGATTTTCTCTCCTTCAGTTATTATATGAGTATTACTCAGGCAGCAGATCCATCAAAATATTCATCTGGAAAAGGAAATATCTTGGGTGGTTTGGTCAATCCTTATTTAGAAGCTTCTGATTGGGGTTGGCAGATTGATCCAATTGGTTTAAGATTGACACTAAATCGTTATTATAATCGATACCAGATTCCTTTATTCATTGTTGAAAATGGTTTGGGAGCTAAAGATCAGCTAGTCAAGGATGAGGCTGGTGGTTTGACTGTTCATGACGATTATCGAATTCAATACATGCAAGAACACCTTTTACAAGTTGCGGAGGCGATACAGGATGGCGTAGAAGTCATGGGTTATACTTCTTGGGGCTGTATTGATTGTGTATCTATGTCTACCGCACAATTATCTAAAAGATATGGACTAATTTATGTTGATAGAAATGATGATGGAAGTGGCAGTCTAACTAGATATAGAAAGAAATCATTTTACTGGTATAAAGAAGTTATTCAATCCAATGGCAGTATCCTGAGCAATAGCTCAAAATAG
- a CDS encoding beta-glucoside-specific PTS transporter subunit IIABC: MKYKNTALAILGAVGGEKNVLRATHCVTRLRLELKDENIVSDERVKSISGVIGIMKKNGQYQIILGNDVANYYKEFTALGKFDSDSVQQLKKANVLEQVIEYIAGSMTPLIPAMLGGGMIKVLVIVLPMLGLLKADSQSISFLAFFGDAPYHFMPIFLAYSASQKLKVTPALAMSVAGILLHPNFVQMVSSGDPLHFLGAPVTPASYGSSVIPILIMVWLMKYIEAVFNKVTPAVTKSFLQPTLVLLVSGFIALVLVGPLGVIVGEGLSQLVEQMHGVAGWLTLAVLGAIMPFIVMTGMHWAFAPIFLAASIATPDVLILPAMLGSNLAQGAASIAVAFKSKNSNTKQIAFAAGFSALFAGVTEPALYGVTLKYKKPLYAAMIGGGLAGLFVGLTGVKAYLFAVPSLIALPQFIYSEAASNITNAMIAAAISIIVTFILAYFLGIDEETSTVNLEKVAPGISSRKNVFSPLSGQILPLEKVNDATFSKKMLGEGVAIIPKDGKVYAPFDGTVTSLFPTKHAIGLTSDEGVELLIHFGLETVELKGRGFVSHVSDGEKVEKGQLMLEVDVEMLVAEGYDIVTPVVVTNTQEYLDVLLLSTKEEVNYADDLLAVL; encoded by the coding sequence ATGAAGTACAAGAATACTGCATTGGCAATCCTAGGGGCAGTCGGAGGAGAAAAGAATGTTCTTCGTGCAACCCATTGCGTTACTAGATTGCGACTGGAACTGAAAGATGAGAATATCGTGTCCGATGAACGTGTTAAATCCATTTCCGGAGTCATTGGCATTATGAAAAAAAATGGACAATATCAAATCATCTTAGGTAATGATGTAGCTAATTACTATAAAGAATTTACTGCATTAGGAAAATTTGATTCTGATTCAGTTCAACAGCTTAAAAAAGCAAATGTCTTAGAACAAGTCATCGAGTATATCGCTGGCTCTATGACACCACTTATTCCAGCTATGCTTGGTGGAGGTATGATAAAAGTTCTAGTCATTGTCTTACCGATGCTGGGGCTTTTAAAAGCGGATTCCCAATCAATTTCATTTTTAGCCTTTTTTGGAGATGCACCATATCACTTTATGCCGATTTTTTTGGCCTACTCAGCTTCACAAAAACTCAAAGTTACACCTGCTTTAGCTATGTCGGTTGCTGGTATTTTGCTACATCCTAATTTTGTTCAAATGGTATCTTCAGGTGATCCACTTCATTTTTTAGGTGCCCCTGTTACACCTGCTAGCTATGGTTCATCAGTTATTCCAATTCTTATTATGGTTTGGCTAATGAAGTATATTGAAGCTGTTTTTAACAAGGTCACTCCAGCTGTAACGAAAAGTTTCTTACAGCCAACCTTGGTCCTGCTTGTTTCAGGTTTCATAGCTTTAGTTCTTGTTGGACCTCTCGGCGTTATTGTTGGTGAAGGATTATCGCAATTGGTTGAACAAATGCATGGTGTAGCTGGTTGGTTAACTTTAGCAGTTCTTGGAGCAATCATGCCATTTATCGTTATGACCGGTATGCACTGGGCTTTTGCACCGATTTTCTTGGCAGCTTCAATCGCGACACCTGATGTATTGATTCTACCAGCGATGTTAGGTTCTAACTTGGCACAAGGTGCCGCTTCTATCGCAGTTGCATTTAAGAGTAAAAATAGTAACACAAAACAAATAGCCTTTGCAGCTGGATTTTCAGCTTTATTTGCTGGTGTCACTGAGCCTGCTTTATATGGTGTTACTCTAAAGTATAAAAAACCATTGTATGCAGCAATGATTGGTGGTGGTCTAGCAGGATTATTTGTTGGTTTGACAGGTGTAAAAGCATACCTCTTTGCAGTACCTTCTCTCATTGCTTTGCCACAATTTATTTACTCTGAAGCAGCTTCAAACATTACTAATGCTATGATTGCTGCGGCAATTTCAATTATTGTCACATTTATTTTGGCCTATTTCCTAGGTATTGATGAAGAAACGTCAACAGTTAATTTAGAAAAAGTAGCACCTGGCATTTCAAGTAGAAAAAATGTCTTCTCTCCTCTTTCAGGTCAAATTCTCCCTTTAGAAAAAGTAAATGATGCAACGTTTTCAAAAAAAATGCTTGGAGAAGGAGTTGCAATTATCCCTAAGGATGGAAAAGTCTATGCTCCATTTGACGGGACTGTTACCAGTCTTTTTCCAACAAAACATGCAATCGGTTTAACAAGTGATGAAGGGGTAGAGTTGCTTATCCACTTTGGATTAGAAACTGTCGAGCTAAAAGGAAGAGGTTTTGTAAGCCATGTTTCAGATGGGGAAAAAGTTGAAAAGGGTCAACTGATGCTGGAAGTGGATGTAGAAATGCTTGTCGCAGAAGGGTACGATATAGTGACTCCTGTAGTTGTTACAAATACACAGGAATATCTGGATGTTCTCTTGCTTTCGACAAAAGAGGAAGTCAACTATGCTGATGATTTATTAGCAGTCTTATAA
- the licT gene encoding BglG family transcription antiterminator LicT: MIIKRVLNHNAVIAQNNKNVDILLFGKGIAFGKKVGDAIPPSSIEKSFLLKNSDNMNRFTELFIDVPIELVYVCEKIINLGKITLGNHFDEIIYINLTDHINSSIERHKEGVVVTNPLRWEIAKYYKEEFELGKKALSIIKKDLHVELPVDEAAFIALHFVNANLENIFQESYRITGIIMKIEQIIQDYYSTEFNQDSIDYYRFITHVKLFAHRLVEGNEYHDEDDVDLLELMKKKYPREYQCGTRVADFIRLEYDYLLSPSELVYLIAHIRRLTKNLS, translated from the coding sequence ATGATCATAAAGCGTGTATTAAATCATAATGCAGTCATAGCACAAAATAATAAGAACGTTGATATCTTGTTGTTTGGTAAAGGAATTGCATTTGGAAAGAAGGTCGGAGATGCGATCCCACCTTCTTCGATAGAAAAAAGTTTTTTGCTCAAGAATAGCGATAATATGAATCGCTTTACGGAACTATTTATCGATGTTCCTATTGAGTTGGTTTATGTTTGTGAGAAAATAATAAATTTAGGAAAGATAACACTTGGAAATCATTTTGATGAGATTATTTACATCAATTTGACAGATCATATCAATTCTAGTATAGAAAGACATAAGGAAGGAGTAGTCGTTACGAACCCTCTTAGATGGGAAATTGCCAAATATTATAAAGAGGAGTTTGAACTGGGGAAAAAAGCATTATCCATCATAAAAAAAGATTTACATGTCGAACTCCCAGTTGATGAAGCAGCCTTCATCGCTTTGCATTTTGTCAATGCGAATTTGGAAAATATTTTTCAAGAATCTTATCGTATTACTGGAATTATCATGAAGATTGAACAAATTATTCAAGACTATTATTCTACAGAATTCAATCAAGATTCTATTGATTACTACCGATTCATCACACATGTTAAGTTGTTTGCTCATCGTTTGGTAGAGGGGAATGAATACCATGATGAAGATGATGTGGATCTTTTAGAGTTAATGAAAAAGAAGTATCCAAGAGAGTACCAATGTGGAACTCGAGTAGCGGACTTTATTCGGTTAGAATATGATTATCTACTGAGTCCAAGTGAATTAGTCTATTTAATTGCTCACATTCGGCGTTTAACAAAAAATTTATCATAA
- a CDS encoding Rqc2 family fibronectin-binding protein, protein MSFDGFFLHHMTAELRANLEGGRIQKINQPFEQEIVLNIRSNRQSHKLLLSAHSVFGRVQLTQSDFTNPKVPNTFTMILRKYLQGAIIEEIRQLDNDRILEFSVSNKDEIGDHIQATLIVEIMGKHSNIILVDKSEQKIIEAIKHVGFSQNSYRTILPGSTYIRPPETHSLNPYTVSDEKLFEILSTQELSPKNLQQVFQGLGRDTASELANHLQIDRLKNFRAFFDQATQPSLTDKSYAALPFANSPENQPHFESLSSLLDFYYQDKAERDRVAQQANELIKRVASELEKNRKKLIKQEQELADTETAELVRQKGELLTTYLHQVPNDQSSVRLDNYYTGKELEIELDVALTPSQNAQRYFKKYQKLKEAVKHLTNLIEETKSTIVYLESVDTMLGQASLAEIDEIREELIETGYLKRRHREKIHKRQKPERYLATDGKTIILVGKNNLQNDELTFKMAKKGELWFHAKDIPGSHVVITDNLDPSDEVKTDAAELAAYFSKARHSNLVQVDMIEAKKLHKPTGGKPGFVTYRGQKTLRVTPTEDKIKSMKI, encoded by the coding sequence ATGTCTTTTGACGGATTTTTTTTACATCACATGACGGCTGAGTTAAGGGCCAATTTAGAAGGTGGGCGGATTCAGAAAATCAACCAGCCCTTTGAACAAGAGATTGTCCTCAACATCCGCAGCAACCGTCAGAGCCATAAATTGCTTCTGTCCGCCCATTCGGTTTTCGGTCGGGTTCAGCTGACCCAGTCGGACTTTACCAATCCAAAAGTGCCCAATACCTTTACCATGATTCTGCGGAAATACTTGCAGGGAGCCATTATCGAGGAGATTCGTCAGTTGGACAATGACCGTATCTTAGAATTTTCGGTGTCCAACAAGGACGAGATTGGCGACCATATCCAAGCAACCTTGATTGTGGAAATCATGGGCAAGCACAGCAATATCATCTTGGTAGATAAGTCTGAACAGAAGATTATTGAGGCTATCAAGCACGTTGGTTTCTCGCAAAATTCCTACCGAACCATCTTGCCAGGCTCCACCTATATTCGTCCACCGGAGACGCATTCTCTCAATCCTTATACGGTGTCTGACGAGAAATTGTTTGAAATCTTATCGACTCAGGAACTGAGTCCAAAAAATCTCCAACAGGTCTTTCAAGGTTTGGGTCGGGATACGGCTTCTGAACTGGCCAATCATTTGCAGATAGACCGCCTGAAGAACTTCCGTGCCTTTTTTGACCAGGCAACTCAGCCTAGCCTGACAGACAAATCCTATGCTGCTCTGCCATTTGCCAATAGCCCTGAAAACCAGCCACACTTTGAGAGCCTGAGCAGTCTGCTGGACTTCTACTATCAGGATAAGGCGGAGCGGGATCGGGTGGCCCAGCAGGCCAATGAGCTGATCAAGCGGGTAGCCAGTGAGTTGGAGAAAAATCGCAAGAAACTAATCAAGCAGGAGCAGGAATTGGCGGATACGGAGACGGCGGAGTTGGTGCGGCAAAAGGGCGAGCTCCTGACCACCTATCTGCATCAAGTGCCAAATGACCAGTCGAGTGTGCGGTTAGACAACTACTATACGGGCAAGGAACTGGAGATTGAGTTGGATGTGGCTTTGACTCCTAGCCAAAATGCCCAGCGGTACTTCAAGAAGTACCAGAAACTCAAGGAGGCGGTCAAGCACCTGACCAACTTGATTGAGGAGACCAAGTCGACCATTGTCTATCTGGAGTCCGTTGACACCATGCTGGGACAGGCTAGTCTGGCAGAAATCGATGAAATCCGTGAGGAATTGATTGAAACAGGCTACCTCAAACGCCGTCATCGTGAGAAAATCCATAAGCGTCAGAAACCTGAACGTTACTTGGCAACAGACGGGAAAACCATCATTCTGGTAGGAAAAAATAACCTGCAAAATGATGAGTTGACCTTCAAAATGGCCAAAAAAGGCGAACTCTGGTTCCATGCCAAAGACATTCCTGGTAGTCATGTGGTCATCACAGATAACTTGGACCCAAGTGACGAGGTCAAGACAGACGCAGCTGAATTAGCTGCCTACTTCTCCAAGGCCAGACATTCCAATCTGGTCCAAGTCGACATGATTGAAGCCAAAAAACTCCATAAGCCAACAGGTGGCAAACCAGGCTTTGTGACCTACCGAGGTCAGAAGACCCTCCGTGTCACCCCAACTGAAGATAAAATAAAATCCATGAAAATCTAG